Genomic window (Nomia melanderi isolate GNS246 chromosome 14, iyNomMela1, whole genome shotgun sequence):
caccgcaataggtagtattatttataatatagaaatgttgtcaaatcaacgtttaattgaatgaactattcAATTtgattggtcaccggtgacccccacgacattcaacgtgttaaaaatattttcttacagaaagtGGCGTGTGCCATATATGGTGCACGTGGCACGGGACGTGTTAAGGTTTCTATCAGctgtcaataaaatatttactaactAATAAGGAATTTGTAGGTTACAAATAATTTCTTGCTTTGCGAAGAATCATAATAGTTTCTAAACACTGATGAATCCCGTGGATATCATGGAATGCTTGGTTTATCAAAATCGATAGTTTTGAACAATTGAAGCAATAGATTAAAGTATTAATATCAAATTGGgtatattattaaccctttaactgcAACAATCGCCATATACCGtgttcgcaaacatttctatctAAGTATCTGTTTATTAGTTccctttttattatattcattaaatgcaAACATCCTTTTTCTGTTAGAAAACTAATTACGCCGCAAAAGGAAACAGTAAACTCAAGAGAAGAAAGAGTGAAATTAAAGCGcgttaaattgtaaaaattctcGGAGAAAAACtccgtataaatattttaataacatagaaactaatagaatatttaataattgaatgtttTCACAAGTACCAGAGAGAAGAGCCTTTGTGCTCATCGATAAATGAAATTCTCCAATTTGGAGGACAATTTTGGAACATTTTTGGTGTTTGCGAGTAAAACCGACGCGCGATCTGTTTTCAAAGAGCTGGGTTCGATTATTTCGTTCTGTCGCAAGATTATAAAACTAACTGTGGCCTTCGGGATATCACGTTACGCCGAATATCCTTCAttctagaaaaccatcgaaattcAGCCATGAAGCATTTCAGCGCCGACGCTCGTGGCATCGATCCAAAGCGTCAGCTTGCAGTTATGGATATAGTGCATATTACTAGACTCGAATTAAAGGTCCGCCTACAGTTGGTAGATACAAACCTATGGAATATGTACGACacgttaaattaatataataccgGCTGCCTTTGCCACgcgtaataaattaagaaatttaaataccGTTTCCAGTGTGACGCTGACTCGAACGTTGCTCGTAGAAGATTGATCCGCAGGAGATCATCAGCTTCCTTCACAACTGAAACCGTTCCTCGCGAGCCGCTCTTGAGAATCTCTGTagaaatttcactttgattattacatttaattatgtCGATCAATCGAAATCTTAGTATCTAATATTTCTCCTTTTAATTCAAATACTTTTCCTATTGactattgattattatttcgaagggttaacacgttaccACGgtagtcactgatgaccggagcttccaaatcgcCGAAGgacaattgcaataaaaaacttgggtttaaatgaaaatatttagtaacataagtagttagatcatagcgtaatacgaCTACTGTAAtgctaaatcattaatatttattttcaatgccatttgcctttgttattaaccagttaaatgtgtttgacgagtatacacgtcatcttaaaacttttaatgatactaactttttcaacgatggattatttattttttgagacaaatatgtgattcttcttcgtttcgctttagtttttcgttaggatatattttaagtgcatttacacttcattatttgattttattgcacaatgagagacttttcaaactaaattccacacttaactggttaaagaataagtattactattcaaaacgctagaaattctcgtggcagtcaacgtgttaacccttcgcactcgaaaatTGTTCTAGATATATTCCTCACttcctaatgaaatatcaatgatatgttttataattaatattgatataaataatatagaaattaaggggtagaactattctattttaacactaggtttacggaacgcgtcaatttgacgcagattgaattttataaacattatttggtaaacgtttcaatcggttttcgttgatccaattacacgaatatgaatcctgattgtcaatttctacatctacaatttctaaaatctaaatgaacgaatatcaacttcctcaggaacaatagaataaactgtacaataaatgcccgtaaacctagtgttaacgtatcatggataattacgttaaatgaactttGAACTGTATTAAACCAAACGGCGactgtgagtcgcctctcgagtgcaaagggttaaaagaatcgGACTGAACGGTCTTCCGATAGAAATTCGTGGCGTCGCGACAAATATGCTAAACTCCGTAGTACAACGATAACAGAACAGCAACGGAGAATGACAAGAAGAGGGATGATCCCGATAGAATGACTGCTCGCGGCCGAATATTAATCAGTTTATGCACCCCCGCCTCTTCAGGCGAGCACAATAGGATTCGACACGTTGATATTCCACGCGATGTTTATACGCGTCGGAAGGGAGAGAGGACTTCTGCGTCAAGTGAATCGGCTaatatctatttaattaattttagggGAAGCCACCCTCCGTTTAACAATATGTTACCCTTCTGACGGAGAGTTCGTTACGACGTTTCCTACGATCCCATTCCAAAGCTCAGTTTATGGATTGATTTGTCTGAAAATCAGTCTATCCAGGAAAGTTCTACGACATTTTTTCGTCTGTCTGCAAGAACGATGATTGATCGGTGGTTTTCACGCGTGAGCTAAACTCGTTTTAGAATGGTTCAACGTTTAGTTGACGCTAGAATCAAATTTATCGGCGGATCAAATATATTAGATttcggaaaaagttcgtgcggtttCCTTGTTGGTGATGAATCGAAGTCCGGTTTCAATTAGGatttcactagtttaacactggaactaccgatcgtttaaacccttgccttacgatttatttttcaactatgattgaCACAAAtactttaccattaataatttagtgaaaaGAGAGgcaaattttaggtatattctatgcctatgtttgctttaaattataataattgataacagaaggataatattttatttgtattcacaataattgactaatatttatattttccattaataatttattgaaaagagagacaaattttaggtatattctatgcttatgtttgctttaaaatataataattggtaacagaaggataatattttatttatattcacaataattgactaatatttatatttgttaagttctgtttgaaatcttcaccacgagtctcacgcgttattataaggcaagggattaaagtGATTGTTACAAACTTCTTTCTAATAACCATAAGCGTACGtttgttaagatttcaattgacttatatctcagttttgctattatcgaattagtttcgttaatcatttttcgCGGGAATATCTGTACCttgtcaataattgtaaaagaaaaaattaggaattggtcattttgactcacctggtagttctagtgttaataagaaatctatgaaaaaaatgttgtttctatattttaaatattagttttcccttttaaatctgaactgatccgaagCGAAAAGGAGACGGCTCATGCTCACAGTTTAGTCCACGATATTTTTCAAACGAGACTTTCAAACGCGGTCGAAGATATTTCATAACGTGATGATAGGATAAACTTGCCGGACGATTGCACTGCATTAACGACACGTGGCATAGTACACTAGCTTCCGAAGAGAAGATGATCCTTTTTAAAACGAAGCGTGACAAATGAAATCTGCAATGACGCAACGGTAGTAAATAAATACGCGTAAcataaatttaaccctttgcactccaagagttttctatCAAAAATACCCAACACTTTCCGACGAAatatagttaacacgttgaatgccgcacgatttcacggtgGAAAATgcaaaaaatggtaaaaatcaaatattaaatcattcgattgaattgcattgctATAATTGCACGTCcgtctagctgaacgtcactgtattatgtagcattatttataatatagaaatgttttcatataatcgtcgtttcattgagtgaactacaataattcgattttgtcgggggtcaccggtgacccccatggcagtcaacgcgttaacatttcttaaaaccggcttcacgagaaatcgtacataaattgaagaaagaggctgttttattttaatatttcacatattaatgcatcacacgaaacttaacattaaatattataccgcataatttttctgtgccaaatcgaatggcgactgagaggagcctacggagtgcaaagggttaacactaaaactgccagacgagtcaaaatgattcctgatccatatttttcatatatttcttattaaccccttgacctatgattcatttctcagctatgatcgatgcaacgaCTTTTTCGTTAATAATCTCTTAGGAAAAGacagaatttttatgtttattctacGTCTAGGTTTACTTCAaatgttaatgattaataatagaacagcaatattcaatttatactaaaaaaatatataagtaacACTCGcatttcttaaattcagtttgaaattttcatcacgagtctgatacgattttgcaagcgaaagggttaacagacattcagcttcaatattagcaaaacaaatgattgaaaaacCGAAATATCTTTCTTTTATAAGCAACAAACTGAAAAGTGAGAGATATCCAATTCGCCCCCAAATTCAGACGTGACTCCTACtcatattaaccctctatgggccgaattaatgtccatgattataacaaaatctatgcagtacaaaattaataaatatccacatatgattacgaattaacaatgtattcaatagtttcaataatttcattaaacgaatatattttgtaactttcaagttacaatgacgttaaactttcacatCTGAGCGCATAAAAGTTTAAGTAAACTGattccttaattttattcaccactttgagtgcaaaataaaataaatcaacaagatgccacatactgatatgtgacttcaaagttacatgggcctatagagggttaactatTATGTAGCTgtttatattactaaatatttccaatCGACATCAATCTTCTTATCGCAAATGTTCTCAAGCAATCCGAaagctccagtcatcggtgaccatcatagcagtcaacgtattaaccgcTTGCCATACAACGACGAGTGAgcctcgtgacgaagatttctggAATAATTGAACAAAAATCATTCTTCATTGCCCACGGACCAAAGCAAAAGATTACtttactattatcaatgtattatcttcaaatgaaatttccacttcaagtagaatgtacaatcttgttgcatttcttccaaatcgtCAGTAGTAAAGTATTACACTATTAatagagaaagtaaataaaagatTCTCTCGGTAtgcaaagaatataataatataataaagaaaatctagaatataacaaagaaaatatcTGCCGTGTATTATTTACAAACATAGACGTTGAAACGAGCACGATATCGCCGGGAATATCGTTCTCCAGGATTTCGGGCGAATAGTTTGTCCATCTTTAAAATACCATGGTCAATAATCCCGATATTGCAGTTCAACCTCTGCGAAACAGGATGAGTAACGAGGGTTGCCCGCAAGCCCCGCCTCTTTCCCTGGCCCCTTGTCCAACGAGGATCCTCCGAGGAACGCCGTCGAAGGGGAGCTCGTCGAATCAAACCGCGGGACCACCACGCAGGCGTTCGAGAATGGTGAATGAACGCGGTAGCGGAGGGTAGTTTCTGATGGGGGCGGGCTCGAACGCACAGGAGTCCGACACTCCGGTCGAAGGTTGTTTCGACATCCTCAGATCGAAGGTGACACTCGTCCTGGCGACGAACTTTTAATCATAAGAGCATCCTTTCCGTGTGCCGCTGaacgttttttcattttttttttcatcgacGACAAAGTGTCCTGAGCTAGCTCGCGCCGCTGGACAGAACGCGGGATATGAGCTACACCGAACCGCTGTGGGAGATCAATGGAAATCAAGCACCAGTAGgtagaaattgttgaaaataactTTTCCGCGTGGATTCGATTGGCACGTTCGATTTCACGCAGCGAAATACACGAAACGAAGGGAAATATGTGAAATGgtttatagaattcaattgacccttagcactccagatggttttgtaatctatcagcaactgcaattaatttttatagtatccctagcgacaatgaaaaatactgtaacattttttagatcttttattttccttcttagtgcaaaatttggatgtgtgaaaaatctaataattgtagggtagtttctttaagattcattaaaatatctaatattattcctggtgcaatattggaacctacagagttcaaagggttaagttatcATTATCGCGCGTTTATACTGTCGAATGTCGCGTAGCAtttgtaatgtagaaatgttttcgagtatgtttaacactgaaactaccgagcaattggagtgacttatttcgaATTTCTTATGGGAATTAGAACGAAAACGTTTCTTGGGATTCGAATGGTGTTCTTGTATCTGAGGAATATACGGGTTTAATTGAAACCCTTTCGGAAACGCGTCTTcgtgatttaacactagaactattgagGATTTAGTACAATTGATacgtaattcctataaaaattgtaacaatagattattttcgatttcagagattcattacagtattcgagtgaagctatttattttcaagatgatttcgaattttcaatgcttctaagatataaataattgcgaaacaaaatagtcgaaaccagtcattttgactggtacggtagttctagtgttaaatacttgtaaaataaacattctgcaTCAATTTCACCTGTcccgtagttttagtgttaattcggtgaattatagtaattcgactgTCCTAATTGTTACACGAATTACAtgctagtattaaccctttgcactccaaaaatttgtcactagaaatattcaatttatttttataaggtataaataacagttttttaaactaacttaacgaggaatctattcggAAAAGAAGGGGAACAATGGtgttttatttccacatttcacgtatcgacagattactcaagacttaatgtcaaatacgaaattttacaattttgatgcaccagtcgagtggtgactgagaggcacctttagagtgcaaagggttaaatattcggtagttccagtgttaaataaaatctcAATTGGTAATCGCTTCGCGGACATTGTGTTCAGATTTCGGACAGTGTCGGATATCGAGCTGGTCCATGATTCCTATTGATTTCGAGTGATCAACAAACTCGTCCGTAGATAGAAATAAACATGAGTAAATGAAATAGGTGATTACAGCGGACATGTCGCAATACGTAAGCGGCGAACTCGGAAGTTATCCTATGTGGGACAGTTCCGTTTTGTACCAAGCACCACCGCCATCGCATTCCCATGTGAACGAGCACGGATTGTACAGGCAACCGTGTGCATTGCTGCATCAAAGGTAATTAGAATTACACGAATGACAATGGAAAACGATTTGCCATAGGAGACTTTGGATACTCCTGTAGGCAGCGCAGTTTCCTGAACAGTttatactaaaactaccggaacAGTTCGATTGACTTtgtgaaatttctctgtagaaactccaagagcagttaaattgactttgtgaaatttctctgtaaaaaCTGTAAGAGTAGATCTATTGAGGCTTCAGTTGATGTACAATTTAGTTTAGCTATTATTTCTTGgacaaactaataaagcaaagAAACATTGAACTTCGAAAGTTAAACTTCAGGTGTTTCTCGTTCGTTCGATTTTAGTCGATATACATCCAACGGCAGATCTCCGAATCTTCCATCGTCCACCACGAAAAAGCCAAGGCGACGGGTGGCAACCGTTTCGCAGAGGCGGGCCGCAAATATTCGCGAGAGACGAAGAATGTTTAACTTGAACGAGGCGTTCGACAAACTCCGCAGAAAAGTGAGTTTCTacctttattaaccctttacactcggaagagTTAGAAATACTTTCgctagaaatacttaacacgtcgaatgccgcacgatttcatggcgaaaaacacacaaaatggaaaaaatgaaatattaaatcatttgattgaattgcattattataattgcacGTCCATCTAACTGAACGTCATCGCGTTAGAtgagattatttataatatagaaatattttcgaataatcatcgtttaattgagcgaactaaagtaagtcgatttgattgggagtcatcggtgacccccatggcattcaacttGTTAAAACATGGTAAATAAACCAAGCGAAACATTTTACATAAACTGTGGTATTTTGATATAGCCAATGCAAGAATAGGGTATATTTACCATACGCCAAGTACATGTTAATATCATCGTAGCAACGGTAATCGACAGCATCGCGTTAAACATTATCTAAAAACTTGAAAATACGTTACACAGTATTGATTTGAGTATACGATCTGTgtgaaaattcaatagaaacatatagaaataatattggTAGTACCGACCTACTAGGACTATTATTTCGTGAACGTTGAATTCAACGGGAAACCGGAAATAATCCAGCATGTCTTCATGTGGTGTTCTCTCTGTGGAAGAAATTTCTCTTGATATCCGGTTCATTGATCTAAATACAATGACGCATCCAAATAAATGGACTCCTAGCTTATCTCACATTAAAAATCTTACTGTAGATCTATCTAATTTGtagagtaattattttcaaaataatttgtagaataattgctttcaaaataatttgtagagtaattatttacaaaataatttgtaaaataattattttcaaaatttgaaaacgattgtcttcaaaataatttagaaacgaTCGTCTTCAAAATAATTCCAAAACGAttattttcaaactaatttGAAAGTGacgatttttaaaatatttcgcaATTACTACTGTTTCAGGTACCGACGTTCGCATACGAAAAACGATTGTCCAGGATCGAGACTCTCCGTTTGGCAATAACATACATCGCGTTTATGGGGGAACTGCTTGGAATCGAACCGAGCAGTCCCAAGCCGGAATACATCCCACGAGAATATTATTTACCGAATTGATCCGCGAATACCAATCGTTCCAGCCATTAATCTTAACTTCTTAAGATACTCGAGGAATATTcgcgaagaaataatttaagttcGTCGATAAGTATGTTGTAAGAGAAACCGTCGATAAAaacgaaaaatggaaaataataaatggtatCCAACACGCTCGGAAACGTGGCGACTTGATGTGTTAAAAACGTGTATGTACTTACACGCGTGTAACTACTTAAGGTATCGCGATTCAGCGTTAATgccatattaacacattgactaccGAGGATTAATGAACTATATACTTAGTCCACATGTGTTAACCCTGTACCCTAATGAGAAATGTATAGACAGCTGTCAAAATGACATTAAACTGTCAGAGCAAGTTCTCTATCACTCATGCGTATCAATGTGGTAAAACAagaaaatactataataaataataacaaccgGACAAGTTCTCATATTTTCTAccggtagtcaacgtgttaagaataaTTAAGAACTCTTCCATAACAAAGAAAACATTAAACGACACTTAATGTTTTATGTGATTTTACGATGTAAGGGAAATTCGTGTCTTCCATACTTGCGTATTatgtattatcattatatttaaatataatatgtatacacTGGGTTTCGATGGTACCTGTTCATGTCTTTTCGACGAATCTTTTCCCTAACTTTTCCAGActtgtgtaaataattatgaatatcaGTCGTATcgttacttaaataattttggtcattatttaaatgaattattcgaaatacattaattaaacgAGTAACTACgatgaaatatacatataaataatacctAAACGAAGAACGCAAAACGAGTCCCTTGTGCAGTAACGTGATGCTTCAAATGGCGGTTAAACGATTCTTAATATCGATTCAAGGATTCGCTTGAATTGCAATGCTAACTTCAAGGCAGTCAGAAATTTGCCGACAACCGAAAATTCGGAACAAATGTCACTCGTACCGTGCAAACCTGTCTTTGGACTGTTTGTGCTTTTTTGTTTTACTAGAAACATTAGCGCACAAACTTATAGAAACATGAGTAGCCTTGCAGGTGTAAATTCTGTGGCTTACGTTACCGTTCCAACGCAGGAGGTTGCTAAAAAATTGGCACAGTAAGCCTACGAAATAGCAAGAACCACAGTACAAACGAattttttctgtaaattaattaattctttgaaattttacagTGGattagtgaaaaataaattggcTGCGTGTGTTAACATAATACCGGGCCTCACATCTATGTAAGTATTCTATACTTATGCATTAAACAATAGCGCAACGTAATACCATAGCGTGATGTTATGggaaactaataattaataaatacttctAGATATGagtggaaaaatgaaattaacgaggacagtgaattattaatggtacgattataaatatgaaaatacaataaaGTCTATTACGGTAAGACTAACGCAAATAtgttttgtaattgttatttttattacagaTGATAAAAACAAGGACCGATACCGTGGATGCCCTAACTAAATATGTTAAGTATgttgaaatttttttcattttaggGTTATAAGAGATTATGCGATGGTAACTAATTACAAATTCTTTTAAACAGAGATAATCATCCATACGAAGTCTGTGAGGTAATTTCTTTGCCAGTAAGTATTGCTTCAATGAAATACATCatgta
Coding sequences:
- the LOC116427131 gene encoding protein Fer3 isoform X1, with product MSYTEPLWEINGNQAPVITADMSQYVSGELGSYPMWDSSVLYQAPPPSHSHVNEHGLYRQPCALLHQSRYTSNGRSPNLPSSTTKKPRRRVATVSQRRAANIRERRRMFNLNEAFDKLRRKVPTFAYEKRLSRIETLRLAITYIAFMGELLGIEPSSPKPEYIPREYYLPN
- the LOC116427131 gene encoding protein Fer3 isoform X2 translates to MSQYVSGELGSYPMWDSSVLYQAPPPSHSHVNEHGLYRQPCALLHQSRYTSNGRSPNLPSSTTKKPRRRVATVSQRRAANIRERRRMFNLNEAFDKLRRKVPTFAYEKRLSRIETLRLAITYIAFMGELLGIEPSSPKPEYIPREYYLPN
- the CUTA gene encoding cutA divalent cation tolerance homolog, with the protein product MSLVPCKPVFGLFVLFCFTRNISAQTYRNMSSLAGVNSVAYVTVPTQEVAKKLAHGLVKNKLAACVNIIPGLTSIYEWKNEINEDSELLMMIKTRTDTVDALTKYVKDNHPYEVCEVISLPIQNGNEEYLQWVSNINEKKSSTS